The genomic stretch TCGCGCTGGTTACGCCCTTACGAGACGGGATGAACCTGGTCGCAAAGGAGTTCTGTGCGGCGCGCTGCGATGAGCAAGGTGCTTTGGTGCTGAGTGAATTTGCCGGCTCTGCTGCGGAACTCGGGGCAGGGGCACTCCTCGTTAATCCCTGCGATGTTGAAGGCATGGCGTCAACTCTTCGCCAGGCCCTGTGCATGCCCGACTCCGAACAGCGGGTCCGAATGCGTGCTATGCGCGGGGTGATCCAAGCGAATGATGTTTTTAAATGGTGCAAGACATTCTTTAGCGAGGCGACTCTGGTCAGAGCAGAACTCGCCTTTGCTGAGTGGCCTCCCTCACGATATCTAGCAGCTGCTGAAGCAGTCTGACCGGGAAGAATGAGAGGCATGTATACGGGCCCTAGAAGAGAGGCACTGGCTTGGTTCTGTTTTTTCCGGGAACTCCAGTTTCTCGAAGGCCGATTCGGGAATGAGCCTTCACACTTCTTAACCACGAAAAGGCACAGAACAGAACTAATGTTAGCAGTTGATGATATCTATTTTGCTCATCGATGACGATCGCGAGCTAGGCATCCTGTTGCAGGAGTGCTTGCAAGAAGAGTTCGAGTTGCATCCGGCATTCGACGGGGTTAGCGGGTTACAAGAGGCATTGAGCCACTCATACGCCGCAGTTATCCTTGATCTCATGTTGCCATGCATGAGCGGGCTGGAGGTCCTCAAGCATCTCAGGAAAGAGAGCGCCATACCGGTGCTGGTTTTAAGTGCCTGCGGCAGCGACAAAAGCCGCATTGCGGCTCTTGAACTCGGCGCGGACGACTACCTTTCCAAACCGTTCCAGCTAAAGGAACTCGTGACAAGCTTGCGGGCTATTCTAACTGGCTGAAAATGTGTTCTTGAGCTGAACAGGAAGTGTTGAGCAAGCCGGCATCGCACTGGTGCCAAACGTTTTGTGTTATTCCATTGTTAATATGCGACCCGAGCATCCAATTCCGTCCCGCATGCGAATCTTTTTGATTTCGCTGTTTGCCTCATTTTTAGTGTTGGTGGTATCTCTTGTCATTCAGTGGCTTGTATACGATGACTGGCTACGTCACACGGGGCCGCTACGAATAGTCGGAACGGCTATTGCTGCCATGATCACTTTGGCCTTCATGCTTCGTTGGCAATATTCCATTCGCGAACAACAACGCAACATGATTCGTCGCTTCGAACTCATCTCACACATGAATGATCGGATTCGCAATGCACTTCAGGCGATTGAGTGTGTGACATATGTCGCTCAGCCGGAAGCAACCGCGGTCGTCAGACAAGAGGTCAACGCCATTGACAAGGTCTTGCGTGATGTACTTTCAGAGGCCGGCGTCATCTCTCTGGATCTTCCTCAGAAAGATCCAATGAAGGCCTCCCGAAAATCTGCCTGACAGATTGGAATCGCGACGTGCATGGCTGCAAGAAGAACTTAACTGCCGAATCGATAAATATCACTCTGGAGGCGCGTAGAATCCCTTTTTCGCGGAGACATGCAACGGCGGAAGACCTTTTGGCGGCAGTAATTTAACTCGGATCTTGTGCCACTTGCCATCATGGGGCTTTATCGAGGGTTTGTAAGCGAGAACGTATTCGTCCCGAAGGGCGATCGCTATCTTCGCTGCGACATCAGGAAGATCGTTCAAGTTTGATACAGTGAAGCTCTCGCCACCGGTGGCTTCAGTGATGTCAGAAAGCAGTTCGGGCCCAAATTGTTCCTCCGGAGTAGTTGTAACCGCATCGAACAAACCTACGGCAAAAATCTGGACGTCAGCTTCTTCCACGCGCGATTTGATCTCCCTTTCCGTGTAGCGGCTGTGATTGTCACCTCCATCAGAGATGATTAGCAACGCCTTGCGTTTATTGCGCGCCTCGCTCATAGCCGATAATGCGAGATAGATCGCATCGAGTAGCGCTGTACGCCCCTTCGGCTGGGTCAAAATGAGCTTGTCTTCGATCCTCTCAATTTTGCGGCTGAATCTGGATACGAGTTGCGGACGGTCAGAGAAGGTGATCAAAAAGAACTCATCTTCCGGATTGGCGATCTTCAGGAATTCAGTGACTGCTTGGCTGGCTTGAAGGACCTTGTCATTCATGCTCCCGCTGATGTCAAAAATGATTCCGACTGACACCGGGCTATCTTCACTCCAGAGAGCCTGGACGCTCTCCTTCGCCTTGTCCTGATAGATCGCAAAGTTATCTTTATCCAGGCCGGTAACCAGACGATCCATTGAATCGGTCACCGTTGCAGGCACCAAGATTAGATCGACGTCCTCGCGAAAAGGCTTGAAGTGATTGCCTGACTCTTGGGCTGAGGGATTCCTATTCGCTTGCGTGTCGCGCGGAGAGATATGTACGTTAACATCTTGGCAAACAGCTCGACCCGTTGAGGTCAGCATCGCACCGAGGGCGATTATGATCAAAGAAATAGGACGACGAGCAGCCCTGATCGACAATCGCATATCGTGGCGCCTCCCGGCAATCAACCCCCAAACAAGCGCTTCTTTACCTATTACCAAGGATGTACGGTTTTACTCAGCGGGTTGCTCTTTGTTATTTCTCATTCTCTCGTTTGCTTGAGCAGTGCATTTGCTGCAGTAACAACGGTAAACGCTGGGTCGACATTTGGGTTACCGGAACGAATCGCGACCGCACACAGCATAGTAAGAAACAGGTTCATTTGCCGGTTGCCGCGGTTTACCTACTCCTCGGAGTAGATTCTCATCTTCTTTGACGCCCTGCTTTGCTCTTGTCCTGATTTGACTCTTAGCACTGGAAATCGGCGCACTCGGATGAGAACGGCGCGTGTCACTCAGACCTCTACATTTGGAGCCTTTCCTACGCGGCACCATGGGTAGCGGGTCTCGCCGGACGAAGCAAGACCCTGCCCCCGTTGGAAAGGAGATCACTCGACGATCGGAGATATTGTCATACGATTGGACCGCATCGGAAAATACAGCGTTGACAGTACAAGTGACAAAAAATCTCTGCAGCATGCTTCAACGGCTCCTTTGCACCGTCTCGATTCCTCTACGCCTCATATCCTCTAAAAGGTTTGGGGGACGCCATCCTCCTGCATCGTAAATATGGTGGCAAGGCTTACGGTCTCGTTGCCGAATCGGAGGCGCTTCAAGCCGTGTCCGTTCGCAAGTCGGTTCTTGAAAGCGCTAGATTCAATGTTCTTATCGCTCATAGCGGAGGAAAGCGCTCGATCTTTTTCACTCCGTTCCCGGAGACGCTTATCGATCTGATGCGCACCCTTAGCGATGATCCCCGTTCATAGCCAGCGCCCTCGCCGTCGATATTGACGGTCACCAGTGTTCGTGATGGTAATCTTCGCAGATAAAAAGCGCTCATGACGAGGGCTTGGCGGGTCCTGCTTCTGGATCTTGCCGCCGCTTTCTTCTTCCGTTCAGACCAACGTTTCTTCGTGGCCAGGCCGATTTTCCTACGCGCTGCTGCTGACAGACGCCGTCTGCGGCCATCGGGCTTACCTGCTGCCGTTCTGCCGCGTTTGTCTTGGCTGTTCTGGGCTGCCCGACATAGCTGTCGAAAACAGGGGTTACACTCAAAGCAGGGTCGCGAGTAAAGGGCGGGCATTCGCTAGAAGGGGACTTGGGTAGTCCATCAGGACGAACCCGAGATTCGGTGAAGTTTAGGGGAACCCATGAAAAAGGTTTTGGAGTCGAGACGACAATTTCTGAAAACAGCAGGTATGACCGCTGGAGCGATGCTCCTATCCGGACGAGACAGTTCCGGTCAGATCAGAACGATGATGGAACCCTCAGGAACTTCCGCCGAGTCCGAAGCGGCAGATTACACGCTGCGAATCACGACGTCGCCTGTGGAGATTGCAAAAAACAGGATCGTTTCGTTGACCACGTACAACGGGCAGTTTCCCGGGCCGCTGCTTCGCCTGAAAGAAGGACAAGAGGTGACGGTGGATGTCTATAACGAAACGGACGTCGCAGAGCAACTGCATTGGCATGGGCAGATGATACCTGTTGAGGTGGACGGAGCAGCCGAGGAGGGAACACCTTTCATCCCCGCACATGGCAATCGCCGGATCGCGTTCACTCCCAAGCCAGCCGGGCTTCGTTTTTATCACACACATATTCGGGCCGGAGCGGATCTTTATGCCGGTCAGTACAGCGGCCAGGTTGGCCCGGTGTACATCGAGCCAAAGCATGAGCCTGGGAACTATGATCGCGAGGTCTTTCTTACACTCAAGGAGTTCGAGCCAACCTTCAGTCGCGGCGGAGACATGCCAATGGATTTCCTCTCGCCGGCAACTCGCGTGAAGGCGCTCGAAGGGCAGGCTGAATCAGCCATGAAGGCTTCTCTCGCCAAGGGCATGCCGCATGGATTCGAAGTGGGCTACGGTTCCTTTACGATCAATGGCCGGATGCTGCACCACGGGGAGCCGATTCGCGTGAAGCAGGGCGAACGGGTTCTCTTCCACGTCTTGAATGGAAGCG from Terriglobia bacterium encodes the following:
- a CDS encoding multicopper oxidase domain-containing protein, with product MKKVLESRRQFLKTAGMTAGAMLLSGRDSSGQIRTMMEPSGTSAESEAADYTLRITTSPVEIAKNRIVSLTTYNGQFPGPLLRLKEGQEVTVDVYNETDVAEQLHWHGQMIPVEVDGAAEEGTPFIPAHGNRRIAFTPKPAGLRFYHTHIRAGADLYAGQYSGQVGPVYIEPKHEPGNYDREVFLTLKEFEPTFSRGGDMPMDFLSPATRVKALEGQAESAMKASLAKGMPHGFEVGYGSFTINGRMLHHGEPIRVKQGERVLFHVLNGSATEIRSLALPGHAFHVVALDGNPVPNPATVPVLWLGTAERVSAIVQMNHPGVWIMGDTADDDRRHGMGIVVEYAGHAGKAQWIAPPRFHWNYARFAKPGATAAAPDDTFEMIFAKDNAAADGFNRWTINGAAYPMANKMAPAAFHLKQGKRYRIHMRNASDDIHPLHLHRHSFELTSLAGIPTAGILKDVVMLGGYQEATMDFVADNPGLTLFHCHQQLHMDFGFMTLFSYI
- a CDS encoding response regulator, which codes for MLIDDDRELGILLQECLQEEFELHPAFDGVSGLQEALSHSYAAVILDLMLPCMSGLEVLKHLRKESAIPVLVLSACGSDKSRIAALELGADDYLSKPFQLKELVTSLRAILTG
- a CDS encoding VWA domain-containing protein, with the protein product MRLSIRAARRPISLIIIALGAMLTSTGRAVCQDVNVHISPRDTQANRNPSAQESGNHFKPFREDVDLILVPATVTDSMDRLVTGLDKDNFAIYQDKAKESVQALWSEDSPVSVGIIFDISGSMNDKVLQASQAVTEFLKIANPEDEFFLITFSDRPQLVSRFSRKIERIEDKLILTQPKGRTALLDAIYLALSAMSEARNKRKALLIISDGGDNHSRYTEREIKSRVEEADVQIFAVGLFDAVTTTPEEQFGPELLSDITEATGGESFTVSNLNDLPDVAAKIAIALRDEYVLAYKPSIKPHDGKWHKIRVKLLPPKGLPPLHVSAKKGFYAPPE